From a single Lewinella sp. LCG006 genomic region:
- a CDS encoding FtsL-like putative cell division protein, producing the protein MAKKNDIFSQIQSFRLSGFILTNLGYFLFLGFLAILYIGNAHLAERNVRNIQELQRDIREMRWSFMSLQSENMYNSLRSEVVDRVKDDGLRLHRGKPIKIVVRDEK; encoded by the coding sequence ATGGCTAAGAAAAATGACATTTTCAGTCAAATCCAGTCGTTTCGACTATCCGGGTTCATCCTCACGAACCTGGGCTACTTCCTATTTCTCGGTTTTCTCGCAATTCTGTACATCGGCAATGCTCACCTGGCAGAGCGCAACGTGCGCAACATCCAGGAGCTACAACGTGACATTCGGGAGATGCGGTGGTCATTTATGTCCCTGCAATCTGAAAATATGTACAATAGTTTACGCTCGGAAGTGGTAGACCGCGTCAAAGACGATGGACTACGGCTACACCGGGGTAAACCTATAAAAATTGTTGTTCGCGACGAGAAATAA
- the rsmH gene encoding 16S rRNA (cytosine(1402)-N(4))-methyltransferase RsmH: MSYHLPVMARECLDYLQIDPAGTYVDVTFGGGGHSKLILEQLGPDGRLLAFDQDADAEKNLPSDERLLFAAANFRHLKRYLRLYGIKQVDGILADLGVSSHQLDVPERGFSFRFTADLDMRMNQQDGPTAAEILAHTPVDELQYVFGTYGEVRNARTLAQRIGEAREQQAITTVDEFVQIVEPLARGKVNRYLAQVFQALRIAVNDEMRALEEMLEQATTVLRPGGRLVAMSYHSLEDRMVKNVLKTGQVSGEQTKDFYGHIYRPYRLLTKKPVEASAAEVAENPRARSAKLRVGERLESQPPTEN; the protein is encoded by the coding sequence ATGAGTTATCACCTACCGGTAATGGCTCGGGAATGCTTGGATTATTTGCAGATTGATCCAGCGGGCACTTATGTCGACGTCACCTTTGGTGGGGGCGGGCACAGCAAGTTGATCTTAGAGCAATTGGGGCCTGATGGCCGACTGCTTGCTTTTGATCAGGATGCAGATGCAGAAAAAAATCTGCCCAGCGATGAGCGTTTGCTTTTTGCGGCAGCTAATTTTCGTCATCTCAAACGCTACCTGCGCTTATATGGCATCAAGCAGGTGGATGGTATTCTGGCGGACCTGGGGGTTTCTTCGCACCAATTAGATGTGCCGGAACGAGGTTTTTCCTTTCGTTTCACTGCAGACCTGGATATGCGAATGAACCAGCAGGACGGACCTACGGCGGCAGAAATTCTGGCGCATACACCGGTCGATGAGTTGCAGTACGTTTTTGGTACTTACGGAGAAGTTCGTAATGCCCGTACCCTGGCTCAGCGCATTGGAGAAGCCCGCGAACAGCAGGCCATCACCACGGTTGACGAATTTGTACAGATTGTAGAGCCACTGGCCCGAGGCAAAGTAAATCGCTACCTCGCTCAGGTTTTTCAGGCTTTGCGCATCGCGGTTAACGACGAGATGCGCGCGCTGGAAGAAATGCTCGAACAAGCCACCACTGTTTTGCGGCCCGGTGGGCGATTGGTAGCCATGAGCTATCATTCTTTAGAAGACCGCATGGTGAAGAATGTACTGAAAACCGGACAAGTTTCCGGTGAACAGACGAAGGATTTTTACGGCCATATTTATCGGCCGTACCGATTGTTGACCAAAAAGCCCGTGGAGGCCAGCGCTGCTGAAGTAGCGGAAAATCCCCGGGCACGTAGTGCTAAGTTGCGCGTTGGTGAAAGACTGGAAAGTCAGCCGCCAACCGAAAATTGA
- the mraZ gene encoding division/cell wall cluster transcriptional repressor MraZ, translating to MSFKQLLGEYEVRLDGKGRFRMPSGLLTQLGDWQRGNFVINRGFEKCLVLYPEPMWNEVTAEINELNLYNKKNRDFARYFFRGASEVTLDSADRILLPKRLAEYADIDKDMILTAYSGRIEMWSLAEYDKWMEEEPIDFSELADDVLGNLGAKEKEA from the coding sequence ATGTCCTTTAAACAACTACTAGGTGAGTACGAAGTACGTCTGGATGGCAAAGGCCGTTTCCGGATGCCTAGTGGTTTGTTGACCCAACTTGGTGATTGGCAGCGTGGCAACTTTGTGATCAACCGGGGCTTTGAAAAGTGCCTCGTGTTGTACCCCGAGCCGATGTGGAACGAGGTAACTGCGGAGATCAACGAATTGAATCTCTACAATAAGAAGAACCGTGATTTTGCACGCTACTTTTTTCGCGGTGCCTCCGAGGTGACCCTCGATAGTGCTGACCGCATCCTGCTGCCTAAAAGGTTGGCGGAATACGCCGATATCGACAAAGATATGATATTAACGGCATATTCTGGTAGAATTGAAATGTGGTCTTTAGCAGAATACGATAAGTGGATGGAAGAAGAACCCATCGACTTTTCTGAACTGGCTGATGATGTGCTTGGTAATTTGGGTGCAAAAGAAAAAGAAGCATGA
- a CDS encoding patatin-like phospholipase family protein, with the protein MKLHLIIASVLCASLLWCLASPGMAQNAPPPKLGIALSGGGAKGLAHIGVLKVLEENGIFPDYLTGTSMGSIVGGLYAIGYTPTQLEELATSLRWSDYFNDSYARNYLPIDQRNKADRYQLTFALEDGMLSIPRGLIGGKKILTLLTGLTACVHDVDSFDKYYCPFSCVATDLETGEAFVFKAGPLRKGIRASMSIPSAFDPLVYEDKILVDGLLARNLPVSDALEMGADIVIGVDVGDALYPREELTSVLRVLEQTSSYVMAASTLEQRALAGFIIDPDLEPFTTLSYNVAPALIQKGEDAAQAALPALQAYLDSVGWQSKPIPERPNCRRDSFPIKEVAFIAADSTTQKTLAQMVRIKTPQVITIKEIEEWISVLYASGFYSVVDYELVHADGGGYLLRFAAESTPNIYIRGSINYDVDFNAGLLINFTARNQLGYGSLLSADLRVSEYPGFWLDYTINTRTSPSFGVRLYASGQIIPGALFAQNELVDEFTFHHYNAGLDLQTNLSRQWHFRVGAGGEHFSENPRFFSLTELEARAQRWLAYGQLIRDTYDRTYFPEDGSLSQLWVEYNLAGKLEEAKAGGANFETDGNWTIGGKVHKAFQLGKHLWLDATAGAGHSQMTEDHPLLRFYLGREIPNHNRFYELYGFRLSEQRISTFGFGRLQLRAEIGSNNYLAIGYNQGLSALLVGGEVLEENKLSGLGLELGSVTPLGPLRFTAEYNLDSERFNFSFFAGYRF; encoded by the coding sequence ATGAAACTACACCTTATTATAGCATCCGTCTTATGCGCTTCGCTGCTCTGGTGCCTGGCATCGCCAGGAATGGCCCAGAATGCTCCTCCCCCAAAACTAGGCATCGCTCTTTCTGGTGGCGGTGCCAAAGGCTTGGCACATATTGGTGTATTGAAAGTACTGGAAGAAAATGGCATCTTCCCCGACTACCTCACCGGCACCAGCATGGGAAGTATCGTGGGTGGCTTGTACGCCATTGGCTATACCCCGACCCAATTGGAAGAACTGGCAACCAGTTTGCGTTGGAGCGACTACTTCAACGACAGCTACGCGCGCAACTACCTCCCCATTGATCAACGAAACAAAGCCGATCGCTACCAGCTGACTTTCGCGCTGGAAGATGGTATGCTAAGTATCCCCCGTGGCCTGATTGGTGGCAAGAAAATATTGACGCTCCTCACGGGCCTGACGGCCTGTGTGCACGATGTGGACAGCTTCGACAAATACTACTGCCCTTTTTCTTGTGTAGCTACAGACTTGGAAACGGGGGAAGCATTTGTATTTAAGGCCGGACCCTTACGTAAAGGAATCAGGGCGAGTATGTCGATCCCTTCGGCCTTTGATCCGCTGGTCTACGAAGACAAAATTTTGGTAGACGGCCTGCTGGCCCGCAACCTTCCGGTAAGCGATGCGCTGGAGATGGGGGCAGATATCGTGATTGGCGTGGATGTTGGGGATGCGCTTTATCCGCGGGAAGAGCTCACCAGCGTACTCCGGGTACTGGAACAAACCAGTAGCTACGTGATGGCGGCTTCTACCCTGGAGCAACGAGCCCTAGCGGGTTTCATTATTGATCCTGACCTGGAACCGTTTACCACCTTGAGTTACAATGTAGCTCCTGCCCTGATTCAAAAAGGAGAAGATGCCGCACAAGCTGCCTTGCCTGCCTTGCAGGCTTACCTCGATTCCGTAGGCTGGCAAAGCAAGCCCATCCCCGAAAGGCCGAATTGCCGGAGAGATAGTTTTCCCATCAAGGAAGTCGCGTTTATTGCTGCTGATAGCACTACCCAGAAGACGCTGGCGCAGATGGTGAGGATCAAAACACCCCAGGTGATTACCATCAAAGAAATAGAAGAATGGATCAGTGTCCTATACGCTTCGGGCTTTTACAGTGTGGTCGACTACGAACTGGTACACGCCGATGGCGGCGGCTACCTCTTACGGTTTGCCGCCGAAAGCACACCTAATATATATATCAGAGGAAGTATCAACTACGATGTGGATTTTAATGCGGGCTTACTTATCAACTTTACCGCGCGCAATCAACTGGGCTACGGCAGCTTGTTAAGTGCTGACTTACGGGTATCCGAGTACCCTGGTTTTTGGCTTGATTACACCATTAATACCCGTACCAGCCCCAGCTTTGGTGTACGCTTATACGCAAGTGGGCAAATCATTCCGGGTGCCTTGTTTGCACAAAACGAGCTGGTAGACGAGTTTACCTTTCACCATTATAATGCCGGCCTGGATTTGCAAACCAACCTGAGTCGACAGTGGCATTTCCGCGTCGGTGCCGGAGGGGAGCACTTTTCTGAAAATCCGCGCTTCTTTTCGCTGACGGAATTGGAGGCCCGCGCCCAACGCTGGCTGGCCTACGGGCAGTTGATTAGAGACACCTACGATCGGACTTACTTCCCCGAGGATGGATCGCTCTCCCAATTGTGGGTAGAATACAACCTGGCGGGCAAACTGGAAGAAGCCAAAGCAGGAGGTGCCAATTTTGAAACGGATGGCAATTGGACCATTGGTGGGAAAGTGCACAAAGCCTTCCAATTGGGTAAACACCTTTGGCTGGATGCCACTGCCGGTGCTGGCCATAGTCAAATGACCGAAGACCACCCTCTGTTGCGCTTCTATCTAGGGCGAGAGATTCCCAACCACAATCGTTTTTACGAGTTGTACGGGTTTCGACTGAGTGAGCAAAGAATAAGCACCTTTGGTTTTGGACGCCTGCAGTTACGCGCCGAAATCGGCTCGAACAACTACCTGGCCATTGGGTACAACCAGGGGCTATCTGCACTACTTGTTGGCGGAGAGGTGCTCGAAGAAAATAAACTCTCTGGCCTCGGCCTGGAGTTGGGTAGTGTCACCCCACTGGGGCCTTTACGCTTCACCGCAGAATACAACCTGGATTCCGAGCGCTTCAACTTTTCCTTTTTTGCGGGGTACCGGTTTTAG
- a CDS encoding alpha/beta fold hydrolase, with product MGTKSIHYRDGSTNQASIFPAPEEATAIIICLPALGVRASYYHDFAQALSEQAFHVVTIDWRGHGHSNLRAGRSIDFGYEELVNDLQELLDYVENWFSVMPVYVVGHSLGGQIASLCAARYPGLIQGLVLIASCSVYYKGWEGLGAWRVWLAAKLFHPISKIVGYFPGRSIGFGDREARKVMHDWCYNGLYGKYRLAGSLFDYEAALQKMETPSLAISIAGDELAPIKATENLVKKFANTTPQMPLNGRIHLVLWQDENGQGYNHFNWAKQPQEIIHQITSWIP from the coding sequence ATGGGAACCAAGTCTATACATTACCGTGATGGTAGCACCAATCAAGCCAGTATCTTTCCCGCCCCTGAGGAAGCCACCGCAATTATTATTTGTCTACCAGCCTTGGGGGTTCGTGCTTCCTACTACCACGACTTCGCTCAGGCACTGTCGGAGCAGGCGTTTCACGTGGTCACCATCGATTGGCGGGGGCATGGACATTCCAACCTCCGAGCAGGACGATCCATCGATTTTGGCTACGAAGAATTGGTGAATGATTTACAGGAATTGCTGGATTATGTCGAAAATTGGTTTTCGGTCATGCCAGTCTACGTAGTAGGCCATAGTCTGGGTGGGCAAATTGCCAGCTTGTGTGCTGCCCGATATCCTGGCTTGATACAGGGTTTGGTACTCATCGCTTCTTGCTCTGTGTATTACAAAGGGTGGGAAGGGCTAGGAGCCTGGCGGGTATGGTTGGCGGCTAAGCTGTTTCACCCCATCAGTAAAATTGTAGGTTACTTCCCAGGTAGAAGTATTGGCTTCGGCGACAGGGAGGCCCGTAAGGTAATGCACGACTGGTGCTACAATGGCCTTTACGGCAAATACCGCTTGGCGGGCAGTCTTTTTGATTATGAGGCCGCGCTACAAAAAATGGAAACCCCAAGCCTGGCCATCTCCATCGCTGGTGACGAGCTGGCCCCCATAAAAGCTACAGAAAACCTGGTGAAAAAATTCGCCAACACCACACCTCAGATGCCGCTCAATGGGCGCATCCATTTGGTGTTGTGGCAAGATGAAAACGGCCAAGGTTACAACCATTTCAATTGGGCAAAACAACCACAGGAAATCATCCACCAAATCACATCATGGATCCCGTAG
- a CDS encoding penicillin-binding protein yields MDIKNEVLYRVYFLLFGLLLPAAGFLLYSTVNIAILEGEYWREQGRENYVKPRAVPAERGNIYAKDGSLLATSVPYFDLYFDPFASSEEDYFANIDSLSYLLATYVDNTYTAGGFRDYLYNLRDTSNNRRPNRNVLLKKSVSFAEKARIEAFPLFNLGQFKGGLIAKKLSERKRPFGLLARRTIGYVREDQQPVGLEGRFDSILGGQAGTQMMIKVDPKSDLWLPLGNLSEVEPRSGDDIVTTIDVNLQDIAEEALLAGMRRHQPEWGTAIVMDVETGAIRAIANLGRDDAGEGYYEMYNYAIAMATEPGSTFKLATMMALLEDGHVKLTDSVDIEKGRTIFSDIEMEDASSYSFKLDSITVQRAFEISSNVGMAKLVDRYYNLPDNGDQNKGAYQYLQRMRDFNLDLPTNIELEGEANPYLKNAYSEEDDWSLVTLPWMATGYEVRLTPLQTLTFYNAVANNGRMMKPYLVERVERNGETIDLIKPTVVKKAIASKSTIEKARLLLEGVVERGTASGLRTNQYRFAGKTGTAQVNYSRSSRGTRVGGYQASFAGYFPADKPKYSCIVVVYKPREGGIYGSDVAGPIFREIADKCFNSMIDLHDPLNDGPRPVLYERNLPGFELGDEKDIRVVLDYLRIPYYGDPETPMVIMTASSDSLFIQNRSMSDNKVPSVVGMGLRDAVFVLENRGLRVTTEGAGRVVRQSILPGTSTRGQTIKLILG; encoded by the coding sequence ATGGATATTAAAAACGAAGTACTTTATCGGGTTTATTTCCTGCTCTTCGGGCTCCTGTTGCCCGCAGCCGGATTCCTGCTGTACAGTACCGTAAATATCGCAATTCTGGAAGGGGAGTACTGGCGTGAGCAAGGACGGGAAAACTACGTAAAACCCCGCGCAGTACCTGCTGAACGGGGTAACATTTACGCCAAAGACGGTAGCTTGCTAGCGACTTCGGTGCCATATTTCGATTTGTATTTTGATCCTTTCGCATCCAGCGAAGAGGATTATTTTGCCAATATCGACTCGCTGTCTTACTTGTTGGCTACTTACGTGGACAATACCTATACAGCAGGTGGATTTAGGGATTACCTGTACAACTTGCGGGACACCTCCAACAACCGCCGTCCCAACCGGAACGTGCTGTTGAAGAAGTCGGTCTCTTTTGCTGAGAAAGCCAGGATTGAAGCATTCCCGCTGTTCAATCTGGGGCAATTCAAAGGAGGCTTGATCGCCAAGAAACTCAGTGAGCGCAAGCGTCCGTTTGGCTTACTGGCGCGCCGTACCATTGGTTACGTGCGGGAAGATCAGCAACCGGTAGGATTGGAGGGCCGCTTCGACTCTATTTTGGGCGGACAGGCTGGTACCCAAATGATGATTAAGGTAGACCCAAAGAGTGACTTGTGGTTGCCGCTGGGGAATTTGAGTGAAGTAGAACCACGCAGTGGAGATGATATCGTTACGACCATTGATGTAAATCTCCAAGACATTGCGGAAGAAGCCTTGTTGGCGGGTATGCGGCGGCACCAACCCGAATGGGGAACGGCCATTGTGATGGACGTAGAAACCGGTGCCATCCGGGCAATTGCTAACCTCGGGCGTGATGATGCCGGAGAAGGCTATTACGAAATGTACAATTACGCCATTGCGATGGCGACAGAACCGGGCTCCACCTTCAAGTTGGCTACAATGATGGCACTACTCGAAGATGGTCATGTGAAACTGACCGACTCGGTGGATATAGAAAAAGGAAGAACCATTTTCTCTGATATAGAAATGGAAGATGCTTCTTCATATAGCTTTAAGCTGGACAGCATTACGGTGCAGCGTGCTTTCGAGATTTCTTCGAATGTAGGTATGGCCAAACTGGTAGATCGCTACTATAATTTGCCGGACAATGGTGACCAAAACAAAGGTGCTTACCAGTACCTACAGCGTATGCGGGATTTCAACCTTGATCTGCCCACCAATATTGAGTTGGAGGGCGAGGCCAATCCGTATTTGAAGAATGCTTACAGCGAAGAAGACGACTGGAGCTTGGTGACGTTACCGTGGATGGCTACGGGTTACGAAGTACGTTTGACGCCCTTGCAGACGCTGACTTTCTACAATGCAGTAGCCAATAATGGCCGCATGATGAAGCCTTATCTGGTAGAGCGGGTAGAACGCAACGGCGAGACGATTGACCTCATCAAGCCTACGGTAGTGAAGAAAGCTATTGCGAGCAAATCGACCATAGAAAAAGCACGTCTCCTACTTGAAGGTGTTGTGGAAAGAGGTACTGCTTCTGGATTGCGTACCAACCAGTACCGTTTCGCTGGCAAAACAGGTACCGCGCAGGTGAATTACTCCCGTAGCAGCAGAGGAACTAGGGTAGGAGGATACCAGGCAAGCTTTGCGGGATACTTTCCGGCTGATAAACCCAAATACTCTTGTATTGTAGTGGTGTATAAACCTCGAGAAGGGGGGATTTACGGGAGCGATGTGGCAGGGCCTATTTTTAGAGAGATTGCCGATAAGTGCTTCAACAGCATGATTGATTTACACGATCCCTTAAACGACGGACCACGCCCGGTACTTTACGAAAGAAACCTGCCCGGCTTTGAATTGGGGGATGAGAAAGATATTCGAGTGGTTTTGGATTACTTGAGAATTCCTTACTACGGAGACCCGGAAACACCTATGGTCATCATGACGGCCAGTAGCGATAGCCTATTTATTCAAAACCGCTCCATGAGTGACAACAAGGTGCCTAGTGTGGTGGGGATGGGTTTGAGAGATGCGGTGTTTGTACTAGAGAATCGAGGGTTAAGAGTAACGACAGAAGGCGCTGGGCGGGTCGTCCGGCAATCGATTCTTCCCGGTACCAGTACTAGAGGACAAACCATAAAGCTGATCCTCGGATAA
- a CDS encoding FKBP-type peptidyl-prolyl cis-trans isomerase has protein sequence MDSLSYSLGVLVAQNLKSQGFEDLEASSMAAAIQDVLTDNDLKIDVQQANANVQAYMQAKQAAQFAENKEAGEAFLKENALRGNVVTTESGLQYEVLNPGSGAKPAATDKVTVHYHGTLIDGTVFDSSVNRGTPASFGLNQVIKGWTEGLQLMSTGAKYKFFIPYQLGYGEQAAGQAIKPYSTLIFEVELIKIN, from the coding sequence ATGGATTCTCTTAGCTACAGCTTGGGCGTACTGGTGGCCCAAAACCTCAAGAGCCAGGGATTTGAAGATCTTGAAGCAAGCAGCATGGCTGCCGCCATCCAGGACGTTCTTACCGACAATGATTTGAAGATTGATGTACAACAGGCCAATGCCAATGTACAAGCTTACATGCAGGCCAAGCAAGCAGCTCAGTTTGCAGAAAATAAAGAAGCGGGTGAAGCTTTCCTTAAGGAGAACGCTTTGCGTGGCAACGTTGTTACCACCGAAAGCGGGCTGCAGTACGAAGTGCTCAACCCGGGATCAGGTGCTAAGCCTGCCGCTACGGATAAAGTAACGGTTCACTACCACGGCACCTTGATTGATGGCACGGTATTCGACAGCTCCGTCAACCGTGGCACTCCTGCCTCGTTCGGCTTGAACCAGGTCATCAAAGGCTGGACGGAAGGTCTGCAACTTATGTCTACTGGTGCTAAATATAAGTTCTTCATCCCTTACCAACTGGGATACGGGGAGCAAGCTGCCGGACAAGCCATCAAGCCCTACTCTACCTTGATTTTCGAAGTGGAGTTGATCAAGATCAACTAA
- the glgP gene encoding alpha-glucan family phosphorylase produces the protein MIGQLKDAQFKLKRIFIESQLPAVLEPLRELSNNLWWSWNEDAIELFHSIDSEALKELNYNPVALLDQLSLEQAQALAEDKAFLARLKKVDKKFKDYLNTPKQKGQSQVAYFSMEYGLHISLRLYSGGLGVLAGDYLKEASDDNANLFAVGLLYRYGYFKQALSLNGDQIHNFPPQEFTKLPIAPVRNDNGDWIRITIDLKGRAVQAKLWVLKVGRIDLYLLDTDLEENSWEDRSLTHQLYGGDNEHRLKQEILLGIGGTRAIQAMGLQPDIYHLNEGHASFLSLERLKHLINDNNLSYTQAVEVVRASSLFTTHTPVPAGHDHFPEYMIQQYLHHFTNDLGISWHDFMALGRVNADAAEDFNMSHLAIRLSQEVNGVSKLHGTVSQKMFTKLFPGYTSDELHIGYVTNSVHYPTWIANEWHQIYTKTFGEKFLRDQYNHDHWRKIHKVPDTEIMATRRELKSRLLSYVKDKIKSDLTRRGQSPRAIFQVINNIREDALVLGFARRFATYKRAHLMFSNVDRLRELVNSQNRPVIFLFAGKAHPADGGGQDLIRHIIDISKRDEFVGKVIFLEDYNMEMAKLLVQGVDIWLNTPTRPLEASGTSGMKAAMNGVVNFSVLDGWWAEGYRPDSGWALSLERTYEDQSLQNELDAENIYNILETEIIPTYFDFNEEGISPRWVSYVKNIIAEVAPFFTMQRMLHHYYERFYNKLFSAIDTLRKDDFKPAKELAAWKDYVRQHWSKVHTIEVDTFDASNHPLPIGQKMEAKITVALGSLAAEYVGVELVFFKRINDNELDLVRVAQLELKDKGNGQATYAVAIDPKLAGVYEFGFRIYPHHPLLANRQGLNLVHWV, from the coding sequence ATGATTGGTCAATTAAAAGATGCTCAATTTAAGCTTAAACGCATATTTATTGAGTCCCAACTTCCCGCAGTATTAGAGCCATTGCGTGAACTTTCAAACAACCTCTGGTGGTCCTGGAATGAGGATGCCATTGAGCTTTTCCATAGCATTGACAGCGAAGCACTGAAAGAACTGAACTACAATCCAGTTGCATTATTGGACCAGCTGAGTCTGGAACAAGCCCAAGCACTGGCCGAAGACAAGGCTTTTCTCGCCCGCCTCAAAAAAGTAGATAAAAAATTCAAAGACTACCTCAACACGCCTAAGCAAAAAGGCCAATCACAGGTAGCCTATTTCAGCATGGAATACGGTTTGCACATCAGTTTGCGCTTGTATTCCGGTGGTCTTGGTGTACTTGCAGGTGATTATCTCAAGGAAGCCAGCGACGACAATGCCAATCTTTTTGCCGTAGGGCTACTGTACCGTTACGGGTACTTCAAGCAGGCTTTGTCGCTCAATGGTGACCAAATCCACAATTTCCCACCACAAGAATTTACCAAGCTCCCCATTGCGCCGGTCCGTAATGACAATGGTGACTGGATTCGCATCACTATTGACCTTAAAGGTCGTGCCGTACAAGCCAAATTGTGGGTCTTGAAGGTAGGACGCATTGATCTCTACCTGTTAGATACGGATCTAGAGGAAAACAGCTGGGAAGATCGTTCTTTGACCCACCAACTCTATGGAGGAGACAATGAACACCGCCTCAAGCAAGAGATTCTTTTGGGTATTGGTGGTACTCGGGCGATTCAGGCCATGGGCTTGCAACCTGACATCTACCACCTTAATGAAGGTCATGCTTCTTTCCTCAGTCTGGAACGTTTAAAGCATCTGATCAACGACAACAACCTCAGCTACACTCAGGCGGTAGAAGTAGTAAGGGCTTCTTCCCTGTTTACAACCCATACGCCCGTGCCTGCTGGTCATGATCACTTCCCGGAGTACATGATCCAGCAATACCTGCACCATTTCACCAATGATTTGGGTATTTCCTGGCACGACTTTATGGCATTGGGCCGCGTCAACGCGGATGCAGCAGAAGACTTCAACATGAGCCACCTGGCCATCCGTCTTTCTCAGGAAGTCAATGGTGTAAGTAAGCTACACGGTACTGTTTCGCAGAAAATGTTCACCAAACTCTTCCCTGGTTATACCTCTGACGAGTTGCACATTGGCTACGTTACCAACTCGGTCCACTACCCTACCTGGATTGCCAATGAATGGCACCAGATTTACACCAAGACATTTGGTGAGAAATTCCTGCGTGACCAGTACAACCACGATCACTGGCGCAAGATCCACAAGGTGCCTGACACGGAAATCATGGCCACCCGTCGGGAACTCAAATCACGCCTTTTAAGTTATGTCAAGGATAAGATCAAATCCGATCTTACCCGTCGTGGGCAGTCGCCGCGTGCTATTTTTCAGGTCATCAACAATATCCGTGAAGATGCATTAGTGCTTGGTTTTGCGCGTCGTTTTGCAACTTACAAGCGGGCACATCTGATGTTTTCGAATGTGGATCGTTTGCGAGAACTGGTCAATAGCCAAAACCGGCCAGTCATTTTCCTTTTCGCAGGAAAAGCTCACCCCGCCGACGGAGGTGGTCAGGACTTGATCCGACACATTATTGACATCAGCAAGCGCGACGAATTTGTGGGCAAAGTAATCTTCCTGGAAGATTACAATATGGAGATGGCCAAGCTTCTGGTACAAGGTGTTGACATCTGGTTGAACACGCCTACCCGCCCCTTGGAGGCTTCGGGCACTAGTGGTATGAAAGCTGCGATGAACGGTGTTGTCAACTTCAGCGTACTTGATGGCTGGTGGGCAGAAGGTTATCGTCCTGACTCAGGTTGGGCCCTTTCATTAGAGCGCACCTACGAAGATCAAAGCCTCCAGAATGAGTTGGATGCCGAAAACATCTATAATATTCTGGAAACGGAGATCATTCCTACCTATTTCGATTTCAACGAAGAGGGCATCTCTCCTAGATGGGTGAGCTACGTAAAGAACATCATTGCGGAAGTGGCACCTTTCTTCACGATGCAAAGAATGTTGCACCACTACTACGAGCGATTTTACAATAAGCTTTTCAGCGCAATTGATACGCTAAGGAAAGATGACTTTAAACCCGCTAAAGAATTGGCTGCTTGGAAGGACTACGTTCGCCAACATTGGTCAAAGGTACATACCATAGAGGTGGACACTTTCGATGCGTCGAACCATCCGCTACCAATTGGTCAGAAGATGGAAGCGAAAATCACTGTAGCCTTGGGTAGTTTGGCCGCCGAATACGTAGGCGTGGAACTTGTTTTCTTCAAGAGAATCAATGACAACGAGCTGGATTTGGTACGAGTAGCCCAGCTGGAACTGAAAGACAAAGGTAATGGTCAGGCCACCTATGCAGTAGCTATTGATCCTAAACTAGCGGGCGTATACGAATTTGGCTTCCGCATCTACCCTCACCACCCACTTTTGGCCAATCGCCAAGGGTTGAACTTGGTGCATTGGGTGTAG